The Cytobacillus oceanisediminis genomic interval GAGAGGTAAATCTCAAGCTATTCTTTACTCTGCGTTCGATATCATCAGCGAGCGCACTGGCAAAGAGCCAATGGAAGTTTTCGATCAGGCGCTTAAAAACATCATGCCTGTACTTGAAGTAAGAGCACGCCGTGTAGGTGGAGCTAACTACCAAGTACCAGTTGAGGTGCGTCCTGACCGCCGTACTACTCTTGGTCTTCGCTGGTTAGTAAACTATGCGCGTCTTCGCGGAGAAAAGA includes:
- the rpsG gene encoding 30S ribosomal protein S7, which gives rise to MPRKGPVAKRDVLPDPIYNSKLVSRLINKMMIDGKRGKSQAILYSAFDIISERTGKEPMEVFDQALKNIMPVLEVRARRVGGANYQVPVEVRPDRRTTLGLRWLVNYARLRGEKTMEERLANEILDAANNTGASVKKREDTHKMAEANKAFAHYRW